The following coding sequences are from one Culex quinquefasciatus strain JHB chromosome 1, VPISU_Cqui_1.0_pri_paternal, whole genome shotgun sequence window:
- the LOC6032649 gene encoding CDP-diacylglycerol--glycerol-3-phosphate 3-phosphatidyltransferase, mitochondrial isoform X2, translating into MWCGLLWQIILQPLFKMIRRLFSTLIADYPPVGEFLPAAPPPNGGPHQASAASATFRASQLESLNWLHSVSPCFPVSGDRIDIIQEPALFYDTLVAKCAGAKRRIMLASLYLGIGSLETRLVDAIHANMKKNTRLTVDVLLDFTRGTRGERNSQTTLMPLLEESDNCRLSLYHTPVLRGITKRLAPPRWNELLGIQHMKLYLVDDTVIISGANLSNDYFTNRQDRYVMIEDRGLADFYANFLKKVQEFSLKVDRTGEAKLHENWNMLPYKSAQVDFATEARERIRSYFRGVMDRQRSICDEDKASDTWIFPLIEMGQLGIHHDSLATRNLLSGCLKDSQLKLATGYFNLTETYMDTLTKDCQAECCILMAHPNANGFLGAKGPAGGIPAAYSLIAKKFHQKLKESGQDHRVSLLEYERTGWTYHAKGLWYYLPGSTLPNLTLIGSSNFGERSVNRDLEAQICLVTTNGGLQRKLQAEYDNILQHSAAAETERPVPRWVRAVVGLFRNFF; encoded by the exons ATGTGGTGTGGCCTACT CTGGCAGATCATCCTTCAGCCGCTGTTCAAGATGATTCGGCGTCTGTTTAGTACCCTGATAGCGGACTATCCGCCGGTCGGGGAGTTCCTCCCGGCGGCGCCACCCCCCAACGGAGGACCACATCAAGCGTCCGCCGCTAGTGCCACGTTCCGCGCGTCCCAGCTCGAGTCACTCAACTGGCTGCACTCGGTTTCGCCGTGCTTTCCCGTGTCCGGCGACCGGATCGACATCATCCAGGAACCGGCACTGTTCTACGATACGCTTGTGGCGAAATGTGCCGGTGCCAAGCGGCGGATCATGTTGGCCAGTTTATATTTGGGGATCGGAAGTCTCGAGACGAGATTGGTTGACGCAATTCACGCCAACATGAAGAAAAATACGAGGTTGACGGTGGACGTGCTGCTGGATTTCACCCGGGGAACCCGCGGAGAAAGAAACTCCCAGACGACCCTGATGCCACTGCTCGAGGAGAGCGACAACTGCCGGCTATCGCTGTATCATACGCCGGTTCTACGAGGGATCACCAAACGGCTGGCGCCACCTCGGTGGAACGAACTGCTCGGCATCCAGCACATGAAGCTGTACCTGGTGGACGATACGGTCATCATCAGCGGGGCGAACCTCTCGAACGATTACTTCACCAACCGCCAGGACCGGTACGTGATGATCGAGGACCGTGGCCTCGCGGATTTCTACGCAAACTTCCTGAAAAAGGTGCAGGAGTTTAGCCTCAAGGTGGACCGAACGGGCGAAGCCAAGCTGCACGAGAACTGGAACATGCTTCCGTACAAGAGCGCCCAGGTGGACTTTGCCACGGAAGCACGCGAGCGCATCCGGAGCTACTTCCGGGGCGTGATGGACCGCCAGCGAAGCATTTGCGATGAGGATAAAG cgTCGGACACGTGGATTTTTCCACTGATAGAAATGGGCCAGCTCGGCATCCACCATGACAGTTTGGCCACGCGAAATTTGCTCTCCGGCTGCTTGAAGGACTCGCAGCTTAAGCTGGCAACCGGGTACTTTAATCTGACCGAAACCTACATGGACACACTGACGAAGGATTGCCAGGCCGAGTGCTGCATCCTGATGGCGCATCCAAAC GCGAACGGCTTCCTCGGCGCGAAAGGTCCGGCCGGTGGCATCCCGGCCGCTTACTCGCTCATCGCGAAAAAGTTCCACCAAAAGCTGAAAGAGTCCGGCCAGGACCACCGCGTGTCCCTGCTCGAGTACGAACGCACCGGTTGGACGTACCACGCCAAGGGTCTCTGGTACTACCTCCCAGGTTCGACCCTGCCCAACCTAACCCTCATCGGATCGTCCAACTTTGGCGAGCGGTCCGTCAACCGGGACCTGGAGGCGCAGATCTGCCTCGTCACGACCAACGGGGGCCTGCAGCGGAAGCTGCAAGCCGAGTACGACAACATCCTGCAGCATTCGGCCGCGGCCGAAACGGAACGACCGGTGCCGCGCTGGGTACGCGCCGTCGTCGGACTGTTTAGGAACTTTTTCTAA
- the LOC6032649 gene encoding CDP-diacylglycerol--glycerol-3-phosphate 3-phosphatidyltransferase, mitochondrial isoform X3 has product MIRRLFSTLIADYPPVGEFLPAAPPPNGGPHQASAASATFRASQLESLNWLHSVSPCFPVSGDRIDIIQEPALFYDTLVAKCAGAKRRIMLASLYLGIGSLETRLVDAIHANMKKNTRLTVDVLLDFTRGTRGERNSQTTLMPLLEESDNCRLSLYHTPVLRGITKRLAPPRWNELLGIQHMKLYLVDDTVIISGANLSNDYFTNRQDRYVMIEDRGLADFYANFLKKVQEFSLKVDRTGEAKLHENWNMLPYKSAQVDFATEARERIRSYFRGVMDRQRSICDEDKASDTWIFPLIEMGQLGIHHDSLATRNLLSGCLKDSQLKLATGYFNLTETYMDTLTKDCQAECCILMAHPNANGFLGAKGPAGGIPAAYSLIAKKFHQKLKESGQDHRVSLLEYERTGWTYHAKGLWYYLPGSTLPNLTLIGSSNFGERSVNRDLEAQICLVTTNGGLQRKLQAEYDNILQHSAAAETERPVPRWVRAVVGLFRNFF; this is encoded by the exons ATGATTCGGCGTCTGTTTAGTACCCTGATAGCGGACTATCCGCCGGTCGGGGAGTTCCTCCCGGCGGCGCCACCCCCCAACGGAGGACCACATCAAGCGTCCGCCGCTAGTGCCACGTTCCGCGCGTCCCAGCTCGAGTCACTCAACTGGCTGCACTCGGTTTCGCCGTGCTTTCCCGTGTCCGGCGACCGGATCGACATCATCCAGGAACCGGCACTGTTCTACGATACGCTTGTGGCGAAATGTGCCGGTGCCAAGCGGCGGATCATGTTGGCCAGTTTATATTTGGGGATCGGAAGTCTCGAGACGAGATTGGTTGACGCAATTCACGCCAACATGAAGAAAAATACGAGGTTGACGGTGGACGTGCTGCTGGATTTCACCCGGGGAACCCGCGGAGAAAGAAACTCCCAGACGACCCTGATGCCACTGCTCGAGGAGAGCGACAACTGCCGGCTATCGCTGTATCATACGCCGGTTCTACGAGGGATCACCAAACGGCTGGCGCCACCTCGGTGGAACGAACTGCTCGGCATCCAGCACATGAAGCTGTACCTGGTGGACGATACGGTCATCATCAGCGGGGCGAACCTCTCGAACGATTACTTCACCAACCGCCAGGACCGGTACGTGATGATCGAGGACCGTGGCCTCGCGGATTTCTACGCAAACTTCCTGAAAAAGGTGCAGGAGTTTAGCCTCAAGGTGGACCGAACGGGCGAAGCCAAGCTGCACGAGAACTGGAACATGCTTCCGTACAAGAGCGCCCAGGTGGACTTTGCCACGGAAGCACGCGAGCGCATCCGGAGCTACTTCCGGGGCGTGATGGACCGCCAGCGAAGCATTTGCGATGAGGATAAAG cgTCGGACACGTGGATTTTTCCACTGATAGAAATGGGCCAGCTCGGCATCCACCATGACAGTTTGGCCACGCGAAATTTGCTCTCCGGCTGCTTGAAGGACTCGCAGCTTAAGCTGGCAACCGGGTACTTTAATCTGACCGAAACCTACATGGACACACTGACGAAGGATTGCCAGGCCGAGTGCTGCATCCTGATGGCGCATCCAAAC GCGAACGGCTTCCTCGGCGCGAAAGGTCCGGCCGGTGGCATCCCGGCCGCTTACTCGCTCATCGCGAAAAAGTTCCACCAAAAGCTGAAAGAGTCCGGCCAGGACCACCGCGTGTCCCTGCTCGAGTACGAACGCACCGGTTGGACGTACCACGCCAAGGGTCTCTGGTACTACCTCCCAGGTTCGACCCTGCCCAACCTAACCCTCATCGGATCGTCCAACTTTGGCGAGCGGTCCGTCAACCGGGACCTGGAGGCGCAGATCTGCCTCGTCACGACCAACGGGGGCCTGCAGCGGAAGCTGCAAGCCGAGTACGACAACATCCTGCAGCATTCGGCCGCGGCCGAAACGGAACGACCGGTGCCGCGCTGGGTACGCGCCGTCGTCGGACTGTTTAGGAACTTTTTCTAA
- the LOC6032649 gene encoding CDP-diacylglycerol--glycerol-3-phosphate 3-phosphatidyltransferase, mitochondrial isoform X1: MSVIDFIFSWQIILQPLFKMIRRLFSTLIADYPPVGEFLPAAPPPNGGPHQASAASATFRASQLESLNWLHSVSPCFPVSGDRIDIIQEPALFYDTLVAKCAGAKRRIMLASLYLGIGSLETRLVDAIHANMKKNTRLTVDVLLDFTRGTRGERNSQTTLMPLLEESDNCRLSLYHTPVLRGITKRLAPPRWNELLGIQHMKLYLVDDTVIISGANLSNDYFTNRQDRYVMIEDRGLADFYANFLKKVQEFSLKVDRTGEAKLHENWNMLPYKSAQVDFATEARERIRSYFRGVMDRQRSICDEDKASDTWIFPLIEMGQLGIHHDSLATRNLLSGCLKDSQLKLATGYFNLTETYMDTLTKDCQAECCILMAHPNANGFLGAKGPAGGIPAAYSLIAKKFHQKLKESGQDHRVSLLEYERTGWTYHAKGLWYYLPGSTLPNLTLIGSSNFGERSVNRDLEAQICLVTTNGGLQRKLQAEYDNILQHSAAAETERPVPRWVRAVVGLFRNFF, from the exons atgagTGTTATTGATTTTATCTTCAG CTGGCAGATCATCCTTCAGCCGCTGTTCAAGATGATTCGGCGTCTGTTTAGTACCCTGATAGCGGACTATCCGCCGGTCGGGGAGTTCCTCCCGGCGGCGCCACCCCCCAACGGAGGACCACATCAAGCGTCCGCCGCTAGTGCCACGTTCCGCGCGTCCCAGCTCGAGTCACTCAACTGGCTGCACTCGGTTTCGCCGTGCTTTCCCGTGTCCGGCGACCGGATCGACATCATCCAGGAACCGGCACTGTTCTACGATACGCTTGTGGCGAAATGTGCCGGTGCCAAGCGGCGGATCATGTTGGCCAGTTTATATTTGGGGATCGGAAGTCTCGAGACGAGATTGGTTGACGCAATTCACGCCAACATGAAGAAAAATACGAGGTTGACGGTGGACGTGCTGCTGGATTTCACCCGGGGAACCCGCGGAGAAAGAAACTCCCAGACGACCCTGATGCCACTGCTCGAGGAGAGCGACAACTGCCGGCTATCGCTGTATCATACGCCGGTTCTACGAGGGATCACCAAACGGCTGGCGCCACCTCGGTGGAACGAACTGCTCGGCATCCAGCACATGAAGCTGTACCTGGTGGACGATACGGTCATCATCAGCGGGGCGAACCTCTCGAACGATTACTTCACCAACCGCCAGGACCGGTACGTGATGATCGAGGACCGTGGCCTCGCGGATTTCTACGCAAACTTCCTGAAAAAGGTGCAGGAGTTTAGCCTCAAGGTGGACCGAACGGGCGAAGCCAAGCTGCACGAGAACTGGAACATGCTTCCGTACAAGAGCGCCCAGGTGGACTTTGCCACGGAAGCACGCGAGCGCATCCGGAGCTACTTCCGGGGCGTGATGGACCGCCAGCGAAGCATTTGCGATGAGGATAAAG cgTCGGACACGTGGATTTTTCCACTGATAGAAATGGGCCAGCTCGGCATCCACCATGACAGTTTGGCCACGCGAAATTTGCTCTCCGGCTGCTTGAAGGACTCGCAGCTTAAGCTGGCAACCGGGTACTTTAATCTGACCGAAACCTACATGGACACACTGACGAAGGATTGCCAGGCCGAGTGCTGCATCCTGATGGCGCATCCAAAC GCGAACGGCTTCCTCGGCGCGAAAGGTCCGGCCGGTGGCATCCCGGCCGCTTACTCGCTCATCGCGAAAAAGTTCCACCAAAAGCTGAAAGAGTCCGGCCAGGACCACCGCGTGTCCCTGCTCGAGTACGAACGCACCGGTTGGACGTACCACGCCAAGGGTCTCTGGTACTACCTCCCAGGTTCGACCCTGCCCAACCTAACCCTCATCGGATCGTCCAACTTTGGCGAGCGGTCCGTCAACCGGGACCTGGAGGCGCAGATCTGCCTCGTCACGACCAACGGGGGCCTGCAGCGGAAGCTGCAAGCCGAGTACGACAACATCCTGCAGCATTCGGCCGCGGCCGAAACGGAACGACCGGTGCCGCGCTGGGTACGCGCCGTCGTCGGACTGTTTAGGAACTTTTTCTAA